The proteins below are encoded in one region of Helianthus annuus cultivar XRQ/B chromosome 2, HanXRQr2.0-SUNRISE, whole genome shotgun sequence:
- the LOC110911108 gene encoding uncharacterized protein LOC110911108 has protein sequence MGKVKGKRIRRNSFKKPTNNISTEVVNHLPVVNSNETATLETGELSGYIFMCNGNTKPECYVNRVFGLPAGRREVVEKIKPGTKLFLFDFDVKLLYGVYEAVSTGGMNLQPTAFGGRFPAQVQFKIWKDCLPLPLNSFRSAIKDNFQGSKFAQELNDHQVRDLLLLFKPIIAPSPAPLHLPVPDGAYGPRVQPPIPSAPPMSRTPAAINGWLNPSSSNPPLQNRYQPYMAGPLHNHSQQTSEPQFVHKDGLNPYPYHHHLSVTHQAPRAHVNLHRFVENQPPYFSNEHPENLQEAYPRHLTIPAVYPRDPTVGLNGGYNGLAIPTVTNHIDRSHGHNPYTAPTSLYGLTPSSSYSGPTYMHSQPFMRVSSYYSFVGGTQIER, from the exons ATGGGCAAAGTAAAAGGCAAAAGGATCAGACGAAACTCTTTTAAGAAACCGACAAACAATATATCTACGGAAGTTGTTAATCATCTTCCTGTTGTTAATTCCAATGAAACTGCGACCCTGGAAACAGGTGAATTATCGGGTTATATATTCATGTGTAACGGGAATACAAAACCCGAGTGTTATGTAAACCGTGTTTTCGGGCTTCCTGCTGGAAGAAGGGAAGTTGTGGAGAAGATAAAACCTGGTACAAAGCTTTTTCTTTTTGATTTTGATGTGAAGCTTCTTTATGGTGTGTATGAGGCGGTCTCCACTGGCGGCATGAACCTACAACCGACTGCTTTTGGGGGAAGGTTTCCGGCACAG GTCCAGTTCAAAATCTGGAAGGATTGCCTTCCACTGCCGTTAAATTCTTTTAGAAGTGCTATCAAAGACAACTTTCAAGGCTCCAAGTTTGCACAAGAACTTAATGATCACCAG GTAAGAGACCTTCTATTGTTGTTTAAACCAATTATCGCACCATCACCCGCTCCACTCCACCTACCAGTACCCGATGGTGCATATGGACCACGTGTCCAACCACCAATACCTAGTGCTCCACCCATGTCCCGAACACCTGCAGCGATAAACGGTTGGCTTAATCCATCATCATCAAACCCACCGTTACAGAACCGCTATCAACCTTACATGGCCGGACCATTGCATAATCATTCACAGCAAACAAGCGAGCCTCAGTTCGTTCATAAAGACGGGTTAAACCCGTATCCGTATCATCACCATCTATCTGTCACCCATCAAGCCCCACGCGCTCATGTTAATCTCCATCGGTTTGTAGAGAATCAACCACCATACTTCTCTAACGAACATCCCGAAAATCTGCAAGAAGCGTATCCAAG GCATTTGACAATCCCTGCGGTGTATCCTCGTGATCCAACAGTTGGCCTTAATGGTGGATATAATGGTTTAGCCATACCAACCGTTACGAACCATATTGATAGGAGTCATGGTCACAACCCTTACACTGCACCAACATCTCTCTATGGTTTAACTCCATCTTCTTCTTACAGTGGGCCGACATACATGCATTCACAGCCTTTTATGCGCGTTTCCTCTTATTACTCGTTTGTTGGGGGCACACAGATAGAGCGTTGA